Proteins from a genomic interval of Kozakia baliensis:
- a CDS encoding IS110 family RNA-guided transposase: protein MAQTCSKLESNAVVVGIDVSKDHLDAAQYPSGDLIQTSNDTKGLRTLLRWIGRQHAVHVVFEATGPFHRQLESHLAKADIPFSRINPRHARKFAEATGKLAKTDRADAMMLARMGALLEPTMSEICSAQQSALRELAAARRNLTRDRTALLNRQQNLQLSLLKRLTRYRLRQIEGQIAAIDQAISELISTDESLSRKRTILISIPGIGEATAAMLIADIPELGTLENGQVAALAGLAPITRQSGKWQGKSFIRGGRIHVRNALYMPALVAMRHNPDLRSIYLSLTDKGKHAKVVLTALMRRLVILANVLLRNDRLWEPRHT from the coding sequence ATGGCACAGACATGCTCAAAGCTGGAGAGTAATGCCGTTGTTGTTGGCATTGACGTTTCCAAGGATCATCTTGATGCCGCTCAATATCCATCTGGTGACCTGATCCAGACTTCCAACGATACGAAAGGCCTCAGAACGCTTCTACGATGGATTGGCAGGCAACATGCTGTGCATGTTGTCTTCGAGGCGACCGGCCCTTTCCATCGTCAACTGGAGAGTCATCTGGCCAAGGCCGACATCCCATTCTCACGGATCAATCCGCGGCACGCAAGAAAGTTTGCTGAAGCAACCGGAAAGCTTGCAAAAACGGATCGGGCAGATGCCATGATGCTGGCCAGGATGGGGGCACTTCTTGAACCCACGATGTCTGAGATCTGCAGCGCGCAGCAATCTGCACTCCGAGAACTGGCAGCTGCGCGACGAAATCTGACCCGTGACAGGACAGCCCTGCTCAATCGCCAGCAAAACCTGCAGCTCAGTCTCCTAAAACGTCTGACACGCTATAGACTTCGTCAGATAGAGGGTCAGATCGCAGCCATCGATCAGGCAATCAGCGAACTGATCTCGACAGACGAGAGCCTCTCTCGAAAACGCACCATTCTGATCAGCATTCCAGGTATTGGAGAGGCCACGGCTGCGATGCTGATCGCTGATATTCCCGAGCTGGGAACACTGGAAAATGGACAGGTTGCTGCGCTCGCAGGTCTAGCTCCTATCACCAGGCAATCAGGAAAGTGGCAGGGTAAAAGCTTTATTCGGGGTGGTCGGATTCATGTCAGAAACGCCCTGTACATGCCTGCTCTGGTTGCCATGCGGCATAACCCTGACCTTCGAAGCATCTATCTTAGTCTGACGGATAAGGGAAAGCACGCAAAAGTGGTTCTGACCGCTCTCATGCGGCGTCTCGTCATTCTGGCGAATGTCCTGTTACGCAATGACAGGTTATGGGAACCGCGCCACACTTGA